TCGATGAGCGCCTCCAACTAAGCCGACAGTTATTCTCAAGTACGTCTCCAGCCATCAGAGGTTCTTCTCGCCGTTATCATAATCCCGAAGCCGCTATAGGGTACCTCTATCTTTCTCTCTGAGGCTTTACGCTTCAGGGTTCTTTAGATCCTAAGGACCCTTCTTTAGATAATGCGTTTAGGGTTATCGATAGCATAGGATGGTCTTACAATGTGATGCATATGCATCCGTTCTGCCCCAGGGTTGTGAGAGAGTTTATCTCAAACAAACCCTTCAATGATGAAGGTGCTCTCATTCGGGGACATGTGTTCCAATTTACCCCCTCTGTGATCAATCAATTGATGATGACACCATCTGTTAATCACTCTTTTGGGTGGAGAGAAGTTGTTCTGAAGCAAGCCATCTCACACCTCACCGGAGGCCAATGCTCCGGATGGACGGGATTCAGTCTCAACTCTCTACTTACTCCTTTCCAAGTTCTATACCGCGTTTGTGAACTGAATTGGCTTCCAGGTTCTGACACTGACTCAATGATGAAAAACCGACTCCGTCTTCTCTATGCTGTAGCCAAACGCAAGCCAATTGACTTTGGTCATCTTGTGTATGACCAAGTGATCGAGGTGACCCGCAAAACAGACTAGACACAAACCTGATTTTCCCAAACCTCATCTACCAACTCTTGATGCTTCAGAAGGAGGTTCCTTTGCTACCAGGAGATGAAGAACCTATAGGAAGAGGTCTCCCTATCTATGGGTTTGCAGATGACACAACTGGAGCAAGAGGACGTCGAAGGCTGTATTAGCTAAGCAGCCAGAAGATTTTTTGTTAGGTCCATCACTCCTTTCACGAATGTGACCAAATATGATCTTTTTGAAAAGTCACATCACTCTGAATCCTCTAACAAACTGTTGTAGTGTAAAAGACAGTAATATTTTGGTATGGTATTATAAGTATGGAATCAGTTATGTAGGCAAAATATTTCTTTAACTGCTTGGGTATATAGTAGCTGTTGTAGTTGCTTACAAGTGCTTGACAAATTAGGATAATTATAAGATTTCAACATATTCTGACCATGATCTAAGAAGAGATGATGCGTCTCTGTTTTTAATAGAAGCGATGTGTTGTGGAAAGAGGAGATATACAGCTATCAAAGACGCAGACGACATGGGAACTGGAGTATTTGACAAATCCCTTTCTTGCTTTGGTTGTGGACTCGGATGGTTTTGTGAGTAGTTTATGTACTCTCTTTTTATTCCGTTTTCTAATCGGTCTAAGACCAATGCTGATTTTTTATTATCTTTGATGATCAACAGCTTTCTTCTGGAGTTTGTCTTCCCACCTGTGTGGTACTATGCTACGTTTCTTTATTTCGGGAAGTATTACCGCAGAGATCCTAGAGAAAGGGCTGGCCTTGCTGCTTCCCCAATCACTGAAGTTACTTCTTATATGAAAATTATGGTATAGACGTAGATACTATATAGTCTGAAGTAGAGGACTGAAGATGTAAAATTAACGCAGGCAATGAAATTCTCTCTTATGTTGCACCTATTTGCTTTCCTATGGTTTTAATATTTTTTGAGATCAATATTATAGAAGTTCAAGCTGTCACAGAGGAGGTCGATAGACTTTTGGATAAGGTGTATTTATTAAGAGATGCAATCTTTTTTGTTTGTTTTTGTACGAAAAGGGGAATGAAGGATTGTGTTTAAGTTGATTTTGTTTTGCAAAAATTAGGTTCGTGCTTGCTATGTTTCTGTGAATGGAGGGATGAAAGTTGAGGTGCATGAGTCTGACATGACTGCAAAGCTTTTCATGAGTATGTTGCTCAGTTTTGATGGCATCGAACCAGAAGGGAAAACATATATAAATAGTAACATCAATTTTTGTAATTTATATACATTGACATCATTTATTATAATTGATGTTCATATTTTTTGGTTTCCTATGGTTTATTAACCGGCCAAGCTGATTTTTTAAAAGAAGTATACAGCTATCAATTTTTATTTCATAAGTTGTAAACATATTTTATAATATCGAAGAACATTTGGTATAACATAAAAACTGCTTAGAATACAAAAAAATGAAATATGCAAATTAATACAAATTCCAGCAGAATAATTTAGTACCACTTACCAAAATAATATAATAACAGTTGAATCAATAACTTCAGCCGCAACCATCCTTTTTAAAAGAGATGCATTACTCTGTACATATAAAAAGAGTTGCAATACAATCTCACCAGAAAAAAACCCACTCAATACTAAAAAACCCAAGTTTTATTATACGAAAAAATCTGGGCGTAGCCCGGAAAAATCCTCTAGTTTATTTAATGATAAAGCAGTTTAAAAGTATAAAAAAACAGTTGTCCAAAAAAAAGCAGTTTAAAATTCTCGATTGTATATTGTCTCTCCATGGGAACATCTATATATCTATCTATATATATAAAAAATGTTTGCTTCTCTCACATGACGTCACGTCATAAAGTCGTTGATTGTGAGTGCGACACATGTCTTCTTTGCCTTAAACTCATTATTTCATTAACTTTTGATGTGGACTGCTGCGTTTCATAATTGTTTACAGTTTAGTGGGCTTTTTGTTCACACCTTGATATTGCCCAAATACAAAGAGATAGCCACTATAATGAAAACATATGTAAAGACTGAAACTTTGGAAACGAGAAGGAAAAGAAGGAGCGTACCGTGAGTTTCTGGATGCTACTGACTTCTCCTTGGTTGGAGGCGATATCAACGGTGACGGTTCATTTCGCCGCCACCTCCGGTAACTCAATAACATTCAAGAGTTTAAAATTATTGGCGATGGGTTTTGCAGAGTATGAAGAGGCAGAGGGACGAGGATGATGAGCAACAACACTGAAGAGGTTAAAAAAGAAAATCAAGCTAATTAATAAAAACATTCCACAGTTTAAGCAGTGGCGAGTAAATCAGATCGGTTTCTCAATTCCGCTATGACTCGATCAAAAGAGAAATATAGTTTTTTTTTGTCTAAAGAAATATAGATATTATCAAAGCAAAGATTTCTCCGAAAGAATCATAAGAAGATAATGGAAGTAATCAAAGGTTTTTATTTCATTTTTTAATTAGTTATTGAGAATTAACATGAATGGAAGTGCCATACACGCGCAGAGACATGAGTGTTGGTGAGATATGAGATACAGATTTTACTTAAAAGGAAAATAGACAGGAAGCAATGCGTTCAATTTCCATTGGATCTTTTCTTTTGAGCCTTTTGTTTCAAAGAAAAACGACATAACATAACCGGATTTACTTCGGTTTAGTTTAGATTCGATTCAGCTTAAATGCATGCATGATTTTAAGCTACACAAGTTTCATTCAATAAATAAATCAACGGAAAATTTTATTGTAAGAAATTGAGTTAATTGAAATTCATAAGACAAAAAAGAATAAATAATTAAAAATAACTTTATAATTTTATAGTTATCTAGCTACTTATATTTATATAATATTTATATATCAAAATAACATAAATATAAGATTATAATTATTATTTAAATAAAAAACTCGGGCGTAGCCCGGGCCGACCATAGTATTATAAAATAATAACGTTAAAATGTTTATCTCTACTTGATTTTTCCTTCGATTATTTTTACTTTTTCAATCTTACCAACAATATTCATTTGTGTCTAATATATTATCATGAATGATTATATAATTTATAACTAGAACTTAATAGCCGTCAATTTTATACTTTCTAAATTGCAACATAAGTTATTTATTTCAGCTCACGTGTATTTTATATATTCAGATGATGCATTCTAAATTCAATATTCCACCAGGACATACAAGAAAAGATTCACCCTACCATGGCTCTACCGAAAGCGGCATGAATCCAAACACGAAAGAATCCACTATACTGCGGTTTAGTCATAAGTATATACTTGTGAAAAAAATCGCTGATGGCACATCTCAATAGTCTCCTAACCTGGTTTAAGAAAAAAAGTCGCACAATAAGTTTTCTATAAGTCTCTCAAGTGAAAGAAAAAAAATCTAGGAGAGAGAAAAGAGGAAGAAAGACTCGGCCTCCTGAAAATGTAATATCTTCAATCTAGATAACCACCAAAATAACAGACTGGAGAATCGAAGACGAGGTAACTCAGTCATAAATCCACTAACTTCCTAATAAGTAGATTAACTTAGATGTTGCTTGATTTAAGCATCTAATTTTTTTAGGAGAACAGAGAAAGTATATAGAAGGAGAAATCAGAGTCTTGGAAGTTGTTCGAGAATAAAATGGACCCTGAGGATGACGTACCTCCCAACCTAAATTTGGAGCTCCATGTCTCTTGCAGGGGGTAAATTTCATCAAGTTCATTTCCTTTTGTAGATTGTAACCATATCTGATTTTTTTAACTGGTTAATTATGCTATTAAACGATGAGAAATATTATATATATAGACGATTTTATAGCCGGCAATTATATCACTTTATGAGAATACATGTCTGACTGAAGATCTTTTGCAACTTTTTTCTCCAAAATCTGCATAAGTTGTATTTTCTTGGGTTT
The DNA window shown above is from Brassica oleracea var. oleracea cultivar TO1000 chromosome C3, BOL, whole genome shotgun sequence and carries:
- the LOC106330886 gene encoding uncharacterized protein LOC106330886, producing MENPPQPLPLETAVSHKNARGMRKAILLSKRTSSLPQGLHAPRESHGIHPTKTAKKEASSGITNKRKRGCPLGSRTKSKVHLINDRPTFKPKFFDCGCDNCDSYDPKDPSLDNAFRVIDSIGWSYNVMHMHPFCPRVVREFISNKPFNDEGALIRGHVFQFTPSVINQLMMTPSVNHSFGWREVVLKQAISHLTGGQCSGWTGFSLNSLLTPFQVLYRVCELNWLPGSDTDSMMKNRLRLLYAVAKRKPIDFGHLVYDQVIEVTRKTD